One Spirochaetota bacterium genomic window carries:
- a CDS encoding DUF2784 domain-containing protein — MLDLLDRFFLVFHALFTLFNMTGWIWEKTRRIHLITVTVTAFSWFVIGIWYGWGFCFCTDWHWKVRSALGRPITSDSYIHFLILEITGINLPAHLVDNATMAVFIACCVMTVALNLRDFLLCRKKKKGIAG; from the coding sequence ATGCTTGATCTTCTCGACCGCTTCTTCCTCGTCTTCCACGCGCTCTTCACCCTCTTCAACATGACCGGGTGGATATGGGAAAAGACGAGGAGAATTCACCTTATTACCGTCACCGTCACGGCTTTTTCATGGTTTGTCATCGGCATCTGGTACGGGTGGGGGTTCTGCTTCTGCACGGACTGGCACTGGAAGGTGCGGTCCGCCCTGGGAAGGCCCATAACCTCCGACTCCTACATACACTTTCTCATTCTCGAAATAACGGGGATCAACCTTCCCGCGCACCTGGTGGATAACGCCACAATGGCCGTATTCATCGCCTGTTGCGTCATGACCGTCGCGCTGAACCTGAGGGACTTCCTGTTGTGTAGGAAAAAAAAGAAGGGTATCGCAGGCTGA
- a CDS encoding thioredoxin domain-containing protein, whose amino-acid sequence MNRLAGEKSPYLLQHAGNPVDWYPWGEEAFGRARSGDRPIFLSIGYSTCHWCHVMERESFESEDVAALLNDSFVSIKVDREERPDVDRVYMTACQMMTGTGGWPLTIFMTPEGKPFYAATYLPRRSIYGRQGLVETLGRVRDLWRERRGDIDSSADAVARALGGPAPSRPAAAIDGAFLGRASSVFASLYDDAHGGFGSVPKFPSAHNLLFLLRRWKLAGDEKAGTMAMETLRRMRMGGIYDQIGYGFHRYSTDEIWMVPHFEKMLYDQAMLAMAYAEAYQASGDPLFASTAREIFEYVSRDLSAPEGCFYSAEDADSEGREGAFYLWTAGEIGEILGAADTGYAMRAYGATEEGNFAEEATGRSTGENILLFKSWPAEAERLASLRDKLFAARELRRRPFRDDKVLTDWNGLMIAALAVGASALDDDRYLGMAAGAASFIESRMLVNGDRLLHRYRGGEASVPAYLDDYAFFIWGLIELYQAGFDPGRLELALRLAASMLRLFDGGEGGLTFAPLDGERLIAGTVEYHDGAYPSGNSVAFYDLVRLSRITGDPSWEASARRIIDGAGEGPGKYPHGHGMLLAALQYGAGESCEVVLAGDEDDAGLREMVRSLRRHYLPHCSVLVRPGGEKGRVIRGIAPFTASMGSSDGGPAAYVCRGNRCHPPARDAGELLRLLGIKST is encoded by the coding sequence ATGAATCGCCTCGCAGGAGAGAAGAGTCCCTACCTTCTCCAGCATGCCGGCAATCCCGTTGACTGGTATCCCTGGGGCGAGGAGGCCTTTGGCCGCGCGCGGTCCGGGGACAGGCCCATATTCCTCTCGATCGGGTATTCCACCTGCCACTGGTGCCACGTGATGGAAAGGGAGTCCTTCGAGAGCGAAGACGTGGCGGCCCTGCTGAACGATTCCTTCGTATCGATAAAGGTCGACCGGGAGGAGCGGCCCGATGTGGACAGGGTCTACATGACCGCGTGCCAGATGATGACCGGGACAGGCGGCTGGCCCCTCACCATTTTCATGACCCCGGAGGGGAAGCCCTTTTACGCCGCCACCTATCTGCCCCGCCGGAGCATCTACGGCAGGCAGGGTCTGGTCGAGACTCTCGGCCGGGTGAGGGACCTCTGGCGGGAGCGGCGCGGCGACATCGACTCCTCGGCCGACGCCGTGGCCAGGGCACTGGGAGGACCGGCGCCGTCCCGTCCCGCAGCGGCCATTGACGGGGCGTTTCTCGGCCGGGCGTCGTCGGTGTTCGCTTCGCTGTATGATGACGCCCACGGCGGGTTCGGGAGCGTGCCGAAATTTCCCTCCGCCCACAATCTGCTCTTCCTCCTGCGGCGCTGGAAGCTTGCCGGCGACGAAAAGGCCGGAACAATGGCGATGGAGACGCTGCGGCGCATGCGCATGGGCGGCATCTACGACCAGATAGGGTATGGATTTCACCGTTATTCTACCGATGAAATTTGGATGGTGCCCCATTTCGAGAAGATGCTCTACGACCAGGCCATGCTCGCCATGGCCTATGCCGAAGCCTACCAGGCTTCCGGCGATCCGCTCTTCGCCTCGACTGCGCGGGAGATATTCGAATACGTGTCCCGCGACCTGTCGGCGCCGGAGGGGTGCTTCTATTCCGCGGAGGACGCGGACAGCGAGGGGCGCGAAGGCGCCTTTTATCTCTGGACCGCCGGGGAGATCGGGGAAATCCTGGGCGCGGCCGACACCGGGTATGCCATGAGAGCCTACGGGGCCACTGAAGAAGGAAATTTCGCCGAAGAGGCGACCGGCAGGAGCACGGGGGAGAACATTTTGCTCTTCAAGTCATGGCCGGCAGAAGCCGAGCGTCTCGCTTCCCTCCGCGATAAGCTCTTTGCCGCGCGGGAGCTGCGCCGGAGGCCTTTCCGCGACGACAAGGTCCTTACCGACTGGAACGGCCTTATGATCGCGGCGCTGGCAGTCGGCGCGAGTGCCCTGGATGACGACCGGTACCTTGGTATGGCCGCCGGCGCCGCTTCCTTCATAGAGTCAAGAATGCTCGTAAACGGCGACAGGCTCCTGCACCGGTACCGCGGCGGGGAAGCGTCGGTGCCCGCTTATCTCGATGATTACGCTTTCTTCATATGGGGCCTCATCGAGCTCTACCAGGCGGGATTCGATCCCGGGCGCCTGGAGCTGGCCCTCCGCCTCGCCGCTTCGATGCTGAGGCTCTTCGACGGCGGGGAAGGGGGCCTGACCTTCGCGCCGCTGGACGGCGAGCGGCTCATCGCCGGGACCGTCGAATACCACGACGGGGCCTATCCGTCGGGAAACTCCGTCGCCTTCTATGACCTCGTCCGCCTGTCGCGGATCACCGGCGACCCCTCCTGGGAGGCGTCGGCCCGGAGGATCATCGACGGCGCCGGGGAGGGGCCGGGGAAATATCCCCACGGTCACGGGATGCTCCTGGCGGCCCTCCAGTATGGGGCGGGCGAGTCCTGCGAGGTGGTCCTGGCCGGCGATGAGGATGACGCGGGCCTTCGGGAAATGGTCCGGTCCCTGCGGCGTCACTACCTGCCTCACTGCTCCGTCCTTGTCAGGCCCGGGGGTGAGAAGGGCCGCGTTATCAGGGGAATCGCACCCTTTACCGCTTCAATGGGGTCCTCCGACGGCGGCCCGGCTGCCTATGTGTGCCGCGGAAACCGGTGCCATCCGCCGGCCCGCGATGCCGGGGAGCTGCTGCGTCTCCTCGGGATAAAAAGTACTTGA
- a CDS encoding MBOAT family protein: MLFNTYQFFVFLSVVVLVFFLLPHRFRWIFMLGASYFYYMYWDLKYGILIMTTTVVVYATALLMEGRSQGVKKLLVALSVIINLSILASVKYFNFVNDSLKDLFTLFGASYTVPSFNILMGIGISFYTFQALSYTIDIYRGTRKPERHFGIFALYVSFFPVLLCGPIERSTTLLPQLYKEMEYDYDRVTDGLKLMAWGYFQKLVIADRLGEYISQVQANPEAFSGLPILVAIYLYPFQVLCDFSGYTDMAIGAAQILGYKLTPNFRRPFLALSLNDMWRRWHISLISWFRDYLYIPLGGNRVARWRQYLNLMIIFALSGLWHGAQWTFVLWGSLNGLFIIISRMTQRLRDWTRENIFRGIGGMPAAAHFALAVALVAAAFFLGKAGIRMGTGGKIAVGACGAAAFAFGIVRIKSEELYGRWTGGLKKFWMMLVVFHLFAYSGIFFGVRTVKDGVYMITHCFARTINTEPLTYDPFKTWMMFILVAIYMAIQYVQEYRGSIRDLIRPRPAWMRWLLYALLCSSILLIGVRGAKQFIYFKF, encoded by the coding sequence CATATCAATTTTTCGTTTTCCTGTCGGTCGTCGTTCTCGTTTTTTTTCTCCTTCCCCACAGGTTCCGCTGGATCTTCATGCTCGGCGCGAGCTATTTCTATTACATGTACTGGGACCTGAAATACGGGATCCTCATCATGACCACCACCGTGGTCGTCTACGCCACGGCGCTCCTGATGGAAGGGAGGTCGCAGGGAGTGAAAAAGCTCCTTGTTGCCCTGAGCGTAATCATCAACCTGTCGATCCTGGCATCGGTCAAATACTTCAATTTTGTCAATGACAGCCTGAAGGACCTTTTTACCCTCTTCGGCGCCTCCTACACGGTGCCTTCCTTTAATATACTCATGGGCATCGGCATCTCCTTCTATACTTTCCAGGCGTTGAGCTACACCATCGATATCTATCGGGGCACGAGGAAGCCGGAGCGGCATTTCGGCATCTTCGCCCTCTATGTCAGCTTCTTCCCCGTGCTCCTTTGCGGGCCCATCGAGCGGTCCACCACGCTCCTGCCGCAGCTCTACAAGGAGATGGAGTACGATTACGACCGGGTCACGGACGGCCTCAAGCTCATGGCGTGGGGCTATTTTCAGAAGCTTGTCATCGCGGACCGGTTGGGCGAGTACATTTCCCAGGTACAGGCCAATCCCGAGGCCTTTTCCGGCCTTCCGATTCTGGTGGCCATCTACCTGTACCCGTTCCAGGTGCTGTGCGATTTCTCGGGATACACCGACATGGCCATCGGCGCGGCCCAGATCCTGGGATACAAGCTGACGCCCAATTTTCGCAGGCCCTTCCTGGCGTTGTCCCTCAACGACATGTGGAGACGGTGGCACATATCCCTCATCTCCTGGTTCAGGGACTACCTCTATATCCCTCTCGGGGGGAACCGGGTTGCCAGGTGGCGGCAGTATCTCAACCTGATGATAATCTTCGCCCTTTCCGGTCTCTGGCACGGGGCGCAGTGGACCTTCGTTCTCTGGGGCTCCCTTAACGGCCTCTTCATCATCATTAGCCGCATGACCCAGAGGCTCCGGGACTGGACCAGGGAGAACATCTTCAGGGGAATCGGCGGGATGCCGGCGGCCGCGCATTTTGCGCTTGCCGTCGCCCTTGTCGCGGCGGCCTTCTTTTTAGGGAAGGCTGGGATCAGGATGGGGACCGGCGGGAAGATCGCCGTCGGCGCCTGCGGAGCGGCAGCCTTCGCCTTCGGTATCGTTCGAATAAAAAGCGAAGAGCTTTACGGACGCTGGACCGGCGGGCTCAAGAAGTTCTGGATGATGCTCGTGGTGTTCCACCTCTTCGCCTACAGCGGCATATTCTTCGGCGTCAGGACCGTGAAGGACGGCGTGTACATGATCACCCACTGCTTTGCCAGGACGATCAATACGGAGCCGCTCACGTACGATCCCTTCAAGACATGGATGATGTTCATCCTCGTCGCGATATACATGGCGATCCAGTATGTCCAGGAATACCGCGGTAGCATACGGGACCTGATCCGTCCGAGACCGGCGTGGATGCGGTGGCTGCTGTACGCCCTGCTATGCTCGAGCATACTGCTGATAGGGGTCCGCGGGGCCAAGCAGTTCATATACTTCAAGTTTTAG